One Deltaproteobacteria bacterium DNA segment encodes these proteins:
- a CDS encoding alkaline phosphatase D family protein, whose amino-acid sequence MMKKTLLTLVILGLISGLSACGSDTTPASEPTEVSFPQSVASGDPRAHSVVVWTRVLDTGLPDRDLAVTLTVAADEHMADVVQIRGLVAKAEYDHCVKVSVSGLSPGAFYYYRFTSNGVSSKIGRTKTAPEPDADVPVRWALFSCQDYVHRYYNSFTHLLHTYDSPSNDLDFLVHSGDYVYESTPASSLDTTEGARVVRFEDPEGAVVLEETDGTLLAAATLSNYRDLYKTYRSDPMLQRIHERFPMVVIWDDHEFSNDSWQDTATYFGGRVDGRDLQRKRASERAFFEYVPCEIGLNGQGDLEITEEILYPNTRIYRSFRFGAHLDLVLTDYRTYRPDHLIPEDAFPGTVVMDNAACRAALGDAYAEYEPLLDSYVSIDAEGFEDTKAVLVSIVAMRYDQENPYLSGEQAAAKAREVVAGDLNARYINSVFESEGFPAPLDSGALSSLPRGVAFYTLGKRSLYSDIGSRYGIFQDVFELYATYLRSIDPSADDVFGAAQEAWLRSVLDTSTATWKAVTSSTSLAPLVADFSIGLIQPFLPPDFPEDFKARILINADQWDGFPVKKQDILNYLSTVPGLVLLSGDIHASFVTDHGDRGPYRVHEFTGPAVSSGTFQDFAGRTIGDLGFEAPEDSIALLGSLLGLSAVTNPFTRPSALLWANLVDNGYVVLEAGPDALEATYHVVPTEFVRESFYEDFFSLAPLFTDRVFRIQDGILTEGS is encoded by the coding sequence ATGATGAAAAAGACGCTTCTCACCCTAGTGATCCTAGGACTGATTTCAGGACTCTCCGCATGCGGTTCCGATACGACCCCTGCGTCTGAACCGACGGAAGTGAGCTTTCCGCAGTCCGTGGCGTCAGGGGACCCGCGCGCTCACAGCGTTGTCGTGTGGACACGGGTTTTGGACACCGGCCTGCCGGATCGGGACCTTGCGGTGACCCTCACTGTGGCTGCGGATGAACACATGGCGGACGTGGTTCAGATCCGGGGCTTGGTTGCCAAAGCGGAGTACGACCACTGCGTCAAAGTGAGCGTATCGGGCCTTTCTCCCGGCGCCTTCTACTACTATCGCTTCACCAGCAACGGGGTCTCCTCGAAGATCGGAAGGACCAAGACCGCTCCCGAGCCCGACGCGGACGTGCCGGTGCGGTGGGCCTTATTTTCGTGCCAGGACTACGTGCACCGGTACTACAACAGCTTCACGCATTTGCTGCACACGTACGATAGCCCGTCCAACGATCTGGATTTCCTGGTACATTCCGGTGACTATGTGTACGAGAGCACGCCCGCCTCTTCTTTGGACACGACCGAGGGAGCGCGCGTGGTTCGATTCGAGGACCCGGAAGGAGCCGTCGTGCTGGAGGAAACGGATGGCACGCTGCTGGCCGCCGCGACCCTCTCCAACTACCGCGATCTGTACAAGACCTATCGTTCCGATCCCATGTTGCAACGCATACACGAGCGGTTCCCCATGGTCGTGATCTGGGACGACCACGAGTTCTCCAACGACAGTTGGCAGGACACGGCCACGTATTTCGGCGGCCGCGTGGACGGGCGGGATCTGCAGAGGAAAAGAGCGTCCGAGAGGGCCTTTTTCGAGTATGTGCCCTGCGAGATCGGCCTGAACGGGCAGGGAGATCTCGAGATCACGGAAGAGATCCTCTATCCCAACACGCGCATATACAGGAGCTTTCGCTTCGGCGCGCACCTCGATCTGGTTTTGACGGACTACAGGACCTATCGTCCCGATCACCTCATTCCGGAGGACGCATTTCCGGGTACGGTGGTCATGGACAACGCAGCATGCCGAGCGGCCCTTGGCGACGCGTACGCGGAGTACGAACCGCTTCTGGACTCGTACGTTTCCATTGATGCCGAGGGGTTCGAAGACACCAAGGCGGTCCTGGTGTCCATTGTGGCCATGCGCTATGATCAGGAGAATCCATACCTGTCCGGAGAACAGGCCGCGGCCAAAGCCCGGGAAGTGGTGGCGGGGGACCTGAACGCACGGTACATCAATTCGGTGTTCGAATCGGAGGGATTCCCCGCGCCTTTGGACTCGGGCGCCCTGTCGTCGCTGCCTCGCGGCGTGGCTTTCTATACGCTGGGCAAGCGAAGCCTCTACTCGGATATAGGATCCCGATACGGTATCTTTCAGGACGTGTTTGAGCTATATGCCACTTATCTTCGAAGCATAGACCCGAGCGCGGACGATGTGTTCGGCGCGGCCCAGGAAGCCTGGCTCAGGAGCGTATTGGACACCAGCACGGCCACGTGGAAGGCGGTTACCAGTTCGACCTCCCTGGCGCCCCTGGTGGCGGACTTTAGCATCGGGCTCATTCAACCCTTCCTTCCGCCGGACTTCCCGGAGGACTTCAAGGCCCGCATCCTCATTAACGCGGACCAATGGGACGGGTTTCCTGTGAAGAAACAGGACATTCTGAACTATCTGAGCACGGTGCCCGGCCTGGTGCTTCTATCCGGGGACATCCATGCGTCCTTTGTGACGGATCACGGGGATCGAGGGCCGTACAGGGTACACGAGTTCACCGGGCCGGCGGTGTCTTCGGGAACATTCCAGGATTTCGCCGGACGCACCATCGGCGATCTCGGATTCGAGGCGCCGGAGGATTCCATCGCTCTCTTGGGATCCCTGTTAGGGCTCTCCGCGGTGACCAATCCTTTCACCCGGCCGTCGGCGCTCCTTTGGGCTAATCTTGTGGATAACGGCTACGTAGTACTCGAAGCCGGTCCGGACGCTCTGGAAGCCACGTACCATGTGGTTCCCACCGAGTTCGTGCGGGAAAGCTTCTACGAGGACTTCTTCTCGCTGGCGCCCCTTTTCACGGATAGGGTGTTCCGTATTCAAGACGGCATTCTGACGGAAGGTTCCTAA
- a CDS encoding sigma-54-dependent Fis family transcriptional regulator, whose product MAQILVIDDDPQICDMLCLHLQHMGYAAEFALTLNAGMVKLFSGAFDVVFLDVLLPDGDGLKAIPEIKTAPGSPEIIIFTAAGNPNGAELAIKSGAWDYVEKPLRVKELILLLTRTMQYRGAKTERRLRTSFKRIGILGSSPEIQSSIDLAAEAASSEESVLITGQTGAGKELFAQAIHENSRRSGKPFVVLDCTAIPSTLAASILFGHQKGSFTGADKHHTGVIKQADGGALFLDEVGELPLDIQAGLLRVLQERRFRPVGSTEEVSSDFRLLSASNRNLAQMVETGRFREDLYFRLKSLEIPLPPLKVRAKDTLEIALIHLRQLSETYGAGTKGVSPEFCEALLSYDWPGNVRELLFAIERAMVSSGNDPVLFPKHLPTNIRVKLARSSVGRGYAGETSERAVTPRPAQLPSLKEYRNSMIDEAEKNYLRQLVSLTGGSMRESCRISGLSQSRLYHLLKIHKLPRPKAD is encoded by the coding sequence CTGGCGCAGATTCTAGTCATCGATGACGATCCGCAGATCTGCGACATGCTGTGTTTGCACTTGCAACACATGGGCTACGCCGCGGAATTTGCCCTAACCCTGAACGCGGGCATGGTAAAGCTCTTTTCCGGTGCATTCGATGTGGTATTTCTCGATGTGCTCCTGCCCGACGGAGACGGATTGAAAGCCATCCCTGAAATCAAGACAGCGCCCGGTTCGCCCGAGATCATCATTTTCACGGCGGCCGGCAATCCCAACGGCGCCGAGCTGGCCATAAAGAGCGGCGCCTGGGATTATGTCGAAAAGCCGTTGCGTGTGAAGGAACTCATCCTCCTGTTGACAAGGACGATGCAATACCGGGGGGCGAAAACCGAACGTCGCCTTAGAACTTCGTTCAAGCGTATCGGCATTCTAGGCAGCAGTCCGGAAATTCAAAGTAGCATCGATCTTGCCGCCGAGGCGGCGTCCAGTGAAGAAAGTGTGCTGATCACCGGCCAGACCGGCGCCGGCAAGGAGCTTTTTGCCCAGGCGATCCATGAAAACAGCCGGCGTTCCGGCAAGCCCTTCGTGGTTCTGGATTGCACGGCCATACCAAGCACCCTCGCCGCCAGCATTCTTTTCGGCCACCAAAAGGGCTCGTTTACCGGGGCGGACAAGCACCACACCGGCGTGATCAAGCAAGCCGACGGAGGCGCCCTTTTCCTGGATGAAGTGGGAGAACTCCCCTTGGATATTCAGGCCGGACTGCTTCGGGTCCTTCAGGAACGTCGATTTCGTCCCGTAGGCTCGACCGAAGAGGTATCGAGCGATTTCCGATTGCTGTCCGCGAGCAACCGGAACCTCGCCCAAATGGTCGAAACAGGTCGATTTCGTGAGGATCTTTATTTTCGCCTGAAATCCCTGGAGATTCCCCTGCCGCCGCTGAAGGTCCGGGCCAAGGATACGCTGGAGATCGCCCTGATCCACCTTCGCCAGCTCTCCGAAACATACGGCGCGGGAACGAAAGGCGTGTCGCCCGAGTTTTGCGAGGCGCTTCTAAGTTACGACTGGCCGGGCAACGTGCGGGAACTGCTCTTCGCGATCGAACGCGCGATGGTGAGTTCCGGCAACGACCCGGTCCTCTTCCCCAAACACCTTCCCACCAATATCCGTGTGAAGCTGGCCCGGTCATCCGTCGGGCGCGGGTACGCCGGCGAAACGTCTGAACGCGCCGTTACCCCAAGACCGGCCCAACTTCCCTCCCTCAAGGAATATCGGAACAGCATGATCGACGAAGCCGAGAAGAACTATCTTCGACAGCTCGTATCCCTCACCGGGGGTAGTATGCGCGAATCGTGTCGCATTTCAGGCCTTTCCCAGTCCCGCCTTTATCACCTGCTGAAAATCCACAAACTCCCCCGGCCGAAAGCCGATTAG
- a CDS encoding chemotaxis protein — MVAGLSVFFINRFTAVGKTYEHILDFRFPQYVVASTMDGVLLNIRVNVNELANVERSTDDFDTLNPRVQEKLAAFGTLQSAMIGGHSDLGKAIKGLEGLKIPPCRKGGAIEADAQKAAALFTEFDSLCQGIIKKKKESLEITSTVGWYDSKEDSRGVVKTLVETAREIEDRVNDKEIRLLLSEMRRQEKNILQRAEDRYVLRFKEAYSNFNSATTGEINQLGKSYFAAFESVFDKIILQQKLKDELGTLVREDLREKQKSLAEAVEALKARAYDQMETYSGEAVTMERSAGRLIIVISIAVVFLSLGLGWFISTGVNKVLARITENLSTGADQVAAASGQVSAASQSLAEGSSEQAASVEETSSSMEEMASMTKQNADHANQANALMKQADAIVAKANGAMTDLTASMAEISRASRETSKIIKTIDEIAFQTNLLALNAAVEAARAGEAGAGFAVVAEEVRNLAMRAAEAARNTSELIEGTVQRITSGSDILSRTSETFGSVNSSVSKVGELVAEIAAASGEQAQGIDQINKAVAEMDKVIQQNAANAEESASASEELNAQTEQMNEMVGELLALVGGKRSHPSRPVSKGAGGKDLKAAAPYNATVRKKIPLDRSAGQGKQVDPKRLIPLESPDLSAF, encoded by the coding sequence ATGGTGGCCGGCCTGTCGGTGTTCTTTATCAATCGATTCACGGCTGTGGGAAAAACGTACGAACACATTCTGGACTTCCGCTTTCCCCAGTACGTGGTGGCAAGCACCATGGACGGCGTCTTACTCAATATCCGGGTAAACGTGAACGAACTTGCCAACGTGGAACGGAGCACGGACGACTTTGACACGCTGAACCCGCGCGTTCAAGAAAAGCTGGCTGCATTCGGAACGCTCCAGTCAGCCATGATCGGCGGGCATTCCGACCTGGGAAAAGCGATCAAAGGCCTGGAAGGCCTCAAAATCCCGCCCTGCCGCAAGGGCGGAGCGATCGAAGCCGACGCCCAAAAGGCGGCGGCCCTCTTCACCGAATTTGATTCCCTCTGCCAAGGCATCATCAAAAAGAAGAAGGAGAGCCTTGAAATCACATCCACGGTAGGATGGTACGACAGCAAAGAGGACAGCCGGGGGGTAGTCAAAACCCTGGTGGAGACGGCTCGTGAAATCGAAGATCGGGTCAACGACAAGGAAATCCGCTTGTTGTTGTCGGAAATGCGACGGCAGGAAAAGAATATCCTCCAACGGGCCGAGGATCGGTATGTCCTTCGCTTCAAAGAAGCTTACTCTAATTTCAACAGCGCCACCACGGGCGAAATCAACCAGTTAGGGAAAAGCTACTTTGCCGCCTTTGAATCCGTTTTCGATAAGATCATCCTGCAGCAAAAACTGAAAGACGAGTTGGGAACCCTGGTCAGAGAGGATCTGAGAGAAAAACAAAAGAGCCTGGCCGAAGCCGTCGAAGCCCTGAAAGCAAGAGCTTACGACCAGATGGAGACCTATTCAGGCGAGGCCGTTACCATGGAAAGATCCGCCGGCCGACTCATCATCGTCATCTCCATTGCAGTGGTTTTCTTGAGCCTCGGATTGGGATGGTTCATCAGCACGGGCGTCAACAAGGTACTGGCTAGAATCACGGAAAATCTGAGCACCGGAGCCGACCAGGTGGCGGCCGCATCCGGACAGGTTTCCGCCGCCAGCCAATCTCTGGCCGAGGGATCGTCCGAGCAGGCCGCTTCCGTCGAGGAAACGTCCTCCTCCATGGAGGAGATGGCGTCCATGACCAAGCAGAACGCAGACCATGCCAACCAGGCGAACGCGCTCATGAAACAAGCCGATGCCATCGTTGCCAAGGCCAATGGGGCCATGACCGACTTAACGGCTTCCATGGCGGAGATCTCCCGGGCAAGCCGGGAAACGTCCAAAATCATAAAGACCATCGACGAAATCGCATTTCAAACCAACCTCCTGGCCCTGAACGCAGCCGTAGAGGCGGCCCGCGCCGGAGAAGCGGGAGCGGGGTTCGCCGTGGTCGCCGAGGAAGTCCGAAACCTGGCCATGCGTGCGGCCGAAGCCGCCCGAAACACATCGGAACTGATCGAAGGAACTGTCCAAAGAATTACCAGCGGGTCCGACATCCTGTCCAGAACCAGTGAAACTTTTGGCAGCGTGAATAGCAGTGTTTCGAAGGTGGGGGAATTGGTGGCTGAAATCGCCGCCGCATCCGGAGAGCAGGCTCAAGGGATCGACCAGATCAACAAGGCCGTGGCGGAAATGGACAAAGTGATCCAGCAGAATGCCGCCAATGCCGAGGAATCGGCCAGCGCATCGGAAGAACTCAATGCCCAGACGGAACAGATGAATGAGATGGTGGGCGAGTTGTTGGCTTTGGTCGGAGGGAAGAGAAGCCACCCGTCCCGTCCCGTCAGCAAAGGCGCCGGGGGAAAGGACCTAAAGGCCGCAGCACCATACAACGCCACCGTTCGTAAGAAGATTCCCCTTGACCGGTCCGCCGGGCAAGGGAAACAAGTTGATCCGAAGCGTTTGATTCCGTTGGAAAGTCCTGACCTGTCGGCGTTCTAA
- a CDS encoding magnesium transporter, which yields MPVPAGFSLDKIGLAIALALSLQVVTATLIGALLPLGAARMKWDPAVVASPALTTIVDITGLLIYFTTAKILLGI from the coding sequence ATTCCAGTTCCTGCCGGCTTTTCGCTCGACAAGATCGGGTTGGCCATCGCTCTCGCCCTAAGCCTGCAAGTGGTTACCGCGACGTTGATCGGAGCCCTCCTGCCCCTGGGTGCGGCCAGGATGAAATGGGACCCCGCCGTGGTGGCCAGCCCGGCCCTCACCACCATTGTGGATATCACCGGATTGCTGATCTATTTCACGACCGCCAAGATCCTGCTGGGGATTTGA
- a CDS encoding PAS domain S-box protein, translating to MLDDSKSRLPIISALLVAACILTYYFRKVLGTGVLFTHFFYIPIILACVWWRRRGLVVTTLLILVLTFGQHMAIGHRPTTNDYLRALMMLVISALTVALSEKLAHARSALAESERKYRTIFENTGTAMVIIENDKTISLMNREFEKLSGFAKEEVEGKKSWSEFVHSADRGRMEAYHHQRRLPGNGAPTNYEFGFDDRNGDVRHLLASIDMIPGTLQSVASFLDITEQKKIREEQRILEQQLSNALEKALSGFIPICANCKKIRDENENWIQIESFLKDRTSAEFSHSICPDCKRALYPELYP from the coding sequence ATGCTGGATGATTCGAAATCACGATTGCCGATCATATCGGCCTTACTGGTCGCCGCCTGCATTCTCACCTATTATTTCCGAAAGGTTCTTGGAACAGGAGTACTGTTCACCCATTTCTTCTACATTCCGATCATTTTGGCGTGCGTCTGGTGGCGCAGACGAGGCCTTGTGGTGACAACGCTTCTGATCCTCGTACTGACATTCGGCCAACATATGGCGATCGGTCATCGTCCCACAACCAACGATTATCTCAGGGCTTTGATGATGCTGGTCATTTCGGCCTTAACGGTGGCTTTGAGTGAAAAACTTGCCCATGCCAGATCGGCCCTGGCGGAATCGGAAAGAAAGTACCGTACCATTTTTGAGAATACAGGCACCGCCATGGTGATCATCGAAAACGACAAGACCATATCCCTGATGAACCGCGAATTCGAAAAGCTTTCCGGCTTCGCCAAGGAGGAGGTGGAAGGAAAGAAATCCTGGTCCGAGTTCGTTCACTCCGCCGACCGGGGACGCATGGAGGCCTACCACCATCAACGACGACTTCCGGGAAATGGGGCCCCCACAAACTATGAGTTCGGGTTCGATGACCGCAACGGTGACGTTCGTCACCTTTTGGCAAGCATCGATATGATTCCGGGAACCCTGCAAAGCGTCGCCTCCTTCCTCGATATCACCGAGCAGAAGAAAATCAGGGAGGAACAGCGCATTCTCGAGCAGCAATTGTCAAATGCGCTTGAAAAAGCATTGAGCGGATTTATCCCCATCTGCGCCAACTGTAAGAAGATCCGGGATGAGAACGAAAACTGGATTCAGATCGAATCCTTTCTGAAAGACCGAACTAGCGCCGAATTTTCCCACAGCATCTGCCCCGACTGCAAAAGAGCGCTCTATCCGGAACTGTATCCTTGA
- a CDS encoding PAS domain S-box protein: MISDSCPPEKELLEAILQVSPVGIGIVRKRILLWGNTAMQRMLGYDYKELHGKSAAVLYPSKEEFDRVGRELYGMLERDGFGEVSARCVRKDGFILNCRVHARPTNSRDPQDGYVVAAVVADTGRLETEAALYIEKEKFRILVEESSLGIAIIDRQGRYTYINPEFTHMFGYTLADIPTGKEWFEKAYPDPEYRRKAISTWIDDLKRATNIRDRYRTFQVTCKSGKEKTVHFRPVTMSTGKHLVIYLDLTEQENMKSRLFEAQKMEAMAALSGGVAHDFNNILGAILGYTELAQLKLPQEPGVVEYCLENILKAGHRAKELVKQILYFSRRSEQVTKPVRIGPIMKEVSELLRAVLSTTIGIRLQLATPDDLVLADPDKIHQMLMNLCTNAYHAMAESGGVLDLSLNMKQIDSRAVADFPELHPGEHIVLTVKDTGHGMSPELLNRIFEPYFTTKCKDLGTGLGLSVVQTIVQSHGGAIRVKSEPGEGSQFSIFLPAFHGKDSSAVLHPDQLPGGHERILFVDDEEMLADLGKRVLEHLGYSVCVQTSSMEALEIFRADPLAFSLVITDLAMPDLPGDQLARKVLKIRPDIPVILCTGYSERISEEKAEMIGIRDVIMKPLVIHKIAKTLRRHLED; the protein is encoded by the coding sequence ATGATAAGCGATTCCTGTCCTCCGGAGAAAGAACTGCTCGAAGCCATTCTCCAGGTCTCACCCGTGGGAATCGGTATCGTGAGAAAGCGGATATTGCTTTGGGGCAATACCGCAATGCAGAGGATGCTGGGGTACGATTACAAAGAATTGCATGGAAAGAGCGCCGCGGTGCTTTATCCCTCCAAGGAAGAATTCGACCGTGTCGGCCGTGAACTGTACGGAATGCTGGAAAGAGACGGATTCGGAGAAGTGAGCGCCCGCTGCGTTCGGAAAGACGGCTTCATACTTAACTGCCGGGTACACGCGCGCCCAACGAATAGCAGGGATCCTCAAGACGGCTATGTGGTGGCGGCCGTCGTCGCCGATACCGGACGATTGGAAACAGAAGCGGCCCTGTATATCGAAAAGGAAAAATTCCGAATTCTGGTGGAGGAATCTTCTCTTGGCATCGCCATCATCGACAGGCAAGGACGCTATACCTATATCAATCCGGAATTCACCCATATGTTCGGGTACACTCTGGCGGACATCCCCACCGGAAAGGAATGGTTTGAAAAGGCGTATCCCGACCCGGAGTACCGGCGGAAAGCGATCTCAACTTGGATCGACGATTTGAAACGGGCCACCAACATCCGGGACCGATACCGAACCTTCCAGGTCACATGCAAGTCCGGAAAAGAAAAAACCGTCCATTTCAGGCCTGTTACCATGAGCACCGGCAAGCATCTAGTGATTTACCTGGACCTTACCGAACAAGAGAACATGAAATCCCGACTCTTCGAGGCCCAGAAAATGGAAGCCATGGCAGCTCTATCCGGCGGCGTGGCCCACGACTTCAACAACATTCTCGGCGCCATCCTGGGCTATACCGAACTGGCCCAACTCAAGTTGCCTCAAGAACCGGGAGTCGTCGAATACTGCCTCGAAAACATCTTGAAGGCCGGACATCGCGCCAAGGAACTGGTCAAACAGATCCTCTATTTCAGCCGCCGGAGCGAGCAGGTGACGAAGCCCGTGAGAATCGGACCGATTATGAAGGAGGTTTCAGAATTGCTCAGGGCCGTCCTCTCGACCACCATCGGCATTCGCCTGCAGCTCGCCACCCCGGATGACCTTGTGTTGGCTGATCCCGATAAGATCCATCAAATGCTGATGAATCTGTGCACCAACGCTTACCACGCCATGGCCGAAAGCGGAGGGGTGCTGGACCTGTCGCTGAACATGAAACAGATCGATTCCCGGGCCGTTGCCGACTTTCCCGAACTTCATCCCGGAGAGCACATCGTGTTGACGGTCAAGGACACGGGCCACGGAATGTCGCCTGAACTATTGAACCGCATTTTCGAGCCCTATTTCACCACAAAATGTAAGGACCTGGGTACCGGACTGGGCCTCTCCGTAGTGCAAACTATCGTTCAGAGCCACGGGGGAGCCATCCGCGTCAAAAGCGAGCCGGGAGAGGGTTCTCAATTTTCGATCTTCCTGCCCGCCTTCCACGGAAAAGATTCATCAGCGGTCCTTCATCCCGACCAACTTCCCGGAGGTCATGAACGGATCCTCTTTGTCGATGATGAAGAAATGCTCGCCGATCTGGGAAAGCGCGTCCTGGAACACCTTGGCTACTCCGTGTGTGTTCAAACCAGCAGCATGGAAGCCCTCGAGATCTTCAGGGCCGACCCCCTAGCCTTTTCCCTTGTCATCACCGACTTGGCCATGCCTGACTTGCCGGGGGACCAACTGGCCCGGAAGGTACTAAAAATCCGTCCGGATATCCCCGTCATCCTGTGCACCGGCTACAGCGAACGGATCTCGGAGGAAAAAGCCGAAATGATCGGAATCCGCGACGTAATCATGAAGCCGCTGGTTATACATAAGATCGCCAAAACCCTTCGAAGACATTTGGAGGATTGA
- a CDS encoding amidohydrolase family protein produces MVIDVHYHPLTEGWLSEGWWKTISAVYIQALKARGMDMSEEAVRGAVLATFWDPDGSKLVAEMDDAGIDKTVILPMDLAYAYGEPPIPVEEQNKAFARMQEAYPDRIIAFAGVDPRRPDAVGIVERAIGEWGLKGVKIHPGAGFYPDEGAAHRFLGKVCELGAPVLTHTGVWLGKSKPCDPIRLDEPLLDFPDLKIITAHLGRGFERQLCELGVYRPNLATDFSGWQLAARGHYTAFCTALRNALDCFGSGRVFFGTDGPFLRPAMPNKVFVQIIRELPQKAPEGISFTDAEVEAMLGGAAAKWLGLT; encoded by the coding sequence ATGGTGATCGACGTTCATTATCATCCGTTGACCGAAGGTTGGCTTTCGGAAGGCTGGTGGAAGACCATCAGCGCGGTCTATATTCAGGCGCTGAAAGCCAGGGGGATGGACATGTCCGAGGAGGCTGTGCGGGGCGCCGTCCTTGCCACGTTCTGGGATCCGGATGGGAGTAAGTTGGTGGCCGAGATGGACGACGCCGGCATCGACAAAACGGTGATCCTGCCCATGGACCTGGCGTATGCATACGGTGAGCCGCCAATCCCGGTGGAGGAGCAAAACAAGGCCTTTGCCAGGATGCAGGAGGCGTATCCGGACCGCATCATCGCTTTCGCAGGCGTGGACCCGCGAAGACCGGACGCCGTGGGAATCGTGGAAAGGGCGATCGGGGAATGGGGACTCAAAGGCGTCAAGATCCATCCGGGTGCGGGCTTTTACCCCGATGAGGGAGCGGCGCATCGCTTCCTGGGGAAAGTATGTGAACTGGGGGCGCCGGTGCTCACCCACACCGGCGTGTGGTTGGGGAAGAGCAAGCCGTGTGACCCGATCCGTCTGGATGAGCCCCTCCTCGATTTCCCCGATTTGAAGATCATCACCGCGCATCTCGGCCGGGGCTTCGAGCGACAACTGTGCGAGTTGGGCGTGTACAGGCCCAACCTGGCCACGGATTTCTCGGGATGGCAGTTGGCCGCTCGAGGACACTACACCGCGTTTTGTACGGCCTTGAGGAACGCTCTGGATTGTTTCGGCTCCGGTCGAGTCTTTTTTGGAACCGACGGGCCTTTCCTCCGCCCCGCCATGCCGAACAAGGTTTTCGTACAGATCATAAGAGAACTCCCGCAAAAGGCGCCTGAAGGCATTTCCTTTACCGATGCGGAAGTGGAAGCCATGCTCGGAGGAGCGGCGGCAAAGTGGCTGGGATTGACCTGA